From the Psychrobacillus sp. FSL K6-4046 genome, one window contains:
- a CDS encoding ATP-binding cassette domain-containing protein: protein MAEKLLEIKNLKQYFNEGKENEVRAVDDISFDIYKGETLGLVGESGCGKSTTGRTIIRLYDATDGKVIYDGVNVHDKKSKKDLKIFNRKMQMIFQDPYASLNPRMKVLDIIAEGLDIHGLVKNQTERKARVIELLETVGLNKEHAERYPHEFSGGQRQRLGIARALAVDPEFIIADEPISALDVSIQAQVVNLLKELQEEKGLTYLFIAHDLSMVKYISDRIGVMYFGKLVELAPAEELYSNPLHPYTQSLLSAIPLPDPNYERTRVRKSYDPSSHKYTDGEEIAMREVTPGHFVFCSEKEFKELKAISQSRI from the coding sequence ATGGCTGAAAAATTACTAGAAATTAAAAATTTAAAGCAATATTTTAACGAAGGTAAAGAAAATGAAGTTCGTGCAGTAGACGACATTAGCTTTGACATCTATAAAGGTGAAACTTTGGGTTTAGTAGGTGAATCCGGATGTGGTAAGTCTACAACTGGACGAACTATTATTCGACTTTATGATGCTACTGACGGAAAAGTTATTTATGATGGTGTAAACGTACATGATAAAAAATCGAAAAAAGATTTGAAAATCTTTAACCGTAAAATGCAAATGATCTTCCAAGATCCTTACGCATCTTTAAATCCGCGTATGAAAGTTTTGGATATCATAGCGGAAGGTTTAGATATTCATGGCTTAGTTAAAAATCAGACTGAACGTAAGGCGCGAGTAATTGAATTGCTGGAAACAGTGGGTCTTAATAAAGAGCATGCTGAACGTTATCCTCATGAATTCTCTGGTGGTCAGCGTCAACGTCTAGGTATAGCTAGAGCGTTAGCTGTAGATCCAGAATTCATTATTGCGGATGAACCAATATCAGCTTTAGATGTATCTATCCAAGCCCAAGTAGTTAACTTATTAAAAGAATTGCAGGAAGAAAAGGGTTTAACATATCTTTTCATCGCGCATGACCTTTCCATGGTTAAATACATTTCAGATAGAATAGGTGTAATGTATTTCGGTAAGTTAGTAGAGCTTGCACCTGCCGAAGAATTATACTCAAATCCATTACATCCATATACGCAGTCTCTATTATCTGCTATCCCGCTTCCAGATCCTAACTATGAGCGTACTCGTGTACGTAAGTCTTATGATCCTTCTTCGCACAAATATACGGATGGGGAAGAAATTGCAATGCGTGAAGTTACACCGGGTCACTTTGTATTTTGTTCTGAAAAGGAATTTAAAGAACTAAAAGCTATATCCCAATCACGTATTTAA
- a CDS encoding ABC transporter ATP-binding protein, translating into MDKILEVKDLELSFHTFAGEVKAIRGVNFDLLKGETLAIVGESGSGKSVTTKAIMRLLPESSSEFKNGQILFNGKDLTKLTDREMQKIRGKDISMIFQDPMTSLNPTMTIGKQIMEPILKHRKVSKVEARKIAVDLLRLVGMPKPEARIKQYPHQFSGGQRQRIVIAIALACNPQILIADEPTTALDVTIQAQILELMKDLQKKIDTSIIFITHDLGVVANVADRVAVMYGGKIVETGTVDEIFYNPQHPYTWGLLSSMPSLDTAEEKLYAIPGTPPDLLSPPKGDAFALRSDYAMKIDLEQSPPFFKVSDTHYAATWLLHPDAPKVEPPASIVERMKNFPGSRYYEGSTN; encoded by the coding sequence ATGGATAAAATATTGGAAGTTAAAGATCTAGAGCTTTCCTTCCATACTTTTGCAGGTGAAGTTAAAGCTATTCGTGGTGTTAACTTCGATCTTTTAAAAGGTGAAACACTTGCAATCGTAGGGGAGTCTGGTTCTGGTAAGTCAGTTACAACTAAGGCGATTATGCGTTTATTACCGGAATCAAGCTCTGAATTTAAAAATGGACAGATTCTTTTTAATGGTAAAGATTTAACAAAGCTTACGGATAGAGAAATGCAAAAGATTCGCGGAAAAGATATCTCTATGATTTTCCAAGATCCAATGACTTCTTTAAACCCAACAATGACAATAGGTAAACAAATTATGGAGCCTATTTTAAAGCATCGTAAAGTAAGTAAGGTAGAGGCAAGAAAAATAGCGGTGGATTTATTGCGTCTAGTTGGTATGCCAAAGCCGGAAGCTCGTATAAAACAATATCCTCATCAATTCTCTGGTGGACAACGTCAACGTATTGTTATAGCTATTGCCCTAGCTTGTAATCCACAGATTCTGATTGCGGATGAACCAACAACGGCATTGGATGTAACAATTCAAGCGCAAATTTTAGAATTAATGAAAGATTTACAAAAGAAAATTGATACATCCATCATCTTTATTACGCATGATTTAGGAGTAGTTGCTAATGTTGCGGACAGAGTAGCTGTAATGTACGGTGGTAAGATTGTGGAAACAGGCACGGTAGATGAAATATTCTATAACCCTCAGCACCCATATACATGGGGCTTGTTAAGCTCTATGCCGTCATTAGATACTGCTGAAGAAAAACTCTATGCAATTCCAGGAACACCACCCGATTTGTTAAGCCCTCCTAAAGGAGACGCTTTTGCACTTCGTAGTGACTATGCAATGAAAATAGATTTGGAGCAATCTCCTCCATTCTTTAAGGTTAGTGATACGCATTACGCTGCTACATGGTTATTGCACCCTGACGCACCAAAAGTAGAGCCACCTGCGTCGATTGTTGAACGTATGAAAAATTTCCCTGGAAGTCGTTACTACGAAGGGAGTACTAACTAA
- the opp3C gene encoding oligopeptide ABC transporter permease, whose product MSQDLKKLPADSFDRIHVDSSQAERISKPSVSFWKDAWYRIRKNKAAIVSVFILVFIILMSLIGPYIGPHDAETQTITHANLPPKVPGIEKLGIMDGYGNLAGKEVNLYELKNVDTYYWFGTDGLGRDMFARVWEGTQVSLFIAFMAALIDMVIGVAYGGISGYYGGRVDDVMQRIVEILIGIPNLVIVILMIMFMDPGITAIIIAITITGWIGMSRVVRAQVLKYKNQEFVLASRTLGASNNRIITKHILPNVLSIIVINTMFTIPGAIFFEAFLSFIGLGLQPPAASLGTLINDGVKLLKFQPHILVFPAVIISLLMLSFNLLGDGLRDALDPKMKD is encoded by the coding sequence ATGAGTCAAGACTTGAAAAAATTACCTGCTGATTCATTTGATAGAATCCATGTAGATAGCAGTCAAGCGGAGAGAATTTCTAAACCGAGCGTAAGCTTTTGGAAAGATGCTTGGTATCGCATAAGAAAAAATAAAGCTGCTATAGTCAGTGTTTTTATACTAGTATTTATTATTCTTATGTCATTGATTGGTCCATACATTGGCCCTCATGATGCAGAAACACAAACAATTACACATGCTAACTTGCCACCAAAAGTTCCAGGAATCGAAAAGCTTGGAATTATGGATGGATATGGAAACTTGGCAGGTAAAGAAGTCAATTTATATGAATTAAAAAATGTAGATACTTATTATTGGTTTGGAACAGATGGTCTAGGTCGTGATATGTTTGCTCGAGTATGGGAAGGAACTCAGGTATCTCTTTTCATCGCATTCATGGCTGCCTTAATAGACATGGTTATTGGAGTGGCCTATGGAGGTATCTCGGGTTACTACGGTGGACGTGTAGATGATGTTATGCAACGTATAGTAGAGATTCTAATTGGTATTCCAAATCTAGTAATTGTTATTCTCATGATTATGTTTATGGATCCTGGTATCACGGCAATTATTATTGCCATTACGATAACTGGATGGATAGGTATGTCTCGCGTTGTTCGAGCTCAGGTTTTGAAATATAAAAACCAAGAATTTGTTTTAGCTTCTCGTACGTTAGGTGCTTCAAATAACAGAATCATAACAAAACATATTCTACCAAACGTTTTAAGTATTATTGTTATTAACACGATGTTTACTATTCCTGGTGCGATTTTCTTCGAAGCTTTCTTAAGCTTTATCGGGTTAGGATTACAACCGCCTGCAGCTTCTTTAGGTACACTAATTAATGATGGAGTTAAATTACTAAAATTCCAGCCACATATTTTAGTATTCCCAGCTGTAATTATAAGCTTACTAATGCTGTCCTTTAACCTTCTTGGTGATGGTTTAAGAGATGCGCTAGATCCAAAGATGAAAGACTAA
- the opp3b gene encoding oligopeptide ABC transporter permease, with protein MAKYILRRVFYMFITLFLIATATFFLMKTLPGSPISSASKLSPSQLEIVEAKYGLNDPVPVQYVNYMLNLVQGDLGNSFQFKNAEVTDLILSRIGPSFQIGSQGLIAGVLVGILLGMIAALKQNTFWDYGSTIIAIIGISIPSFVFATVLQYWLGVKWGILPVALWKDGWASSIMPSIALALGPLATAARFIRTEMVEVLSSDYITLAKSKGANGTEIAFKHALRNALIPLVTVLGPMAAGLLTGSLVIEQIFAIPGIGEQFVKSINVNDYSIIMGTTIFFSVFLIVVIFIIDLLYGIIDPRIRLSGGKN; from the coding sequence ATGGCGAAATATATTTTGCGTCGTGTTTTTTATATGTTTATCACGCTTTTCCTGATTGCGACAGCTACATTCTTCTTAATGAAGACGCTACCAGGATCCCCTATAAGCTCTGCTTCAAAACTATCCCCGTCTCAACTTGAAATAGTGGAAGCGAAATATGGATTAAATGATCCAGTTCCCGTCCAGTATGTAAATTACATGCTTAACTTAGTTCAAGGTGATTTAGGTAACTCGTTTCAGTTCAAAAATGCTGAAGTTACTGATTTGATTTTAAGTCGTATTGGACCATCGTTCCAAATTGGTTCCCAAGGTCTTATTGCCGGAGTACTAGTAGGTATTCTTTTAGGAATGATTGCTGCATTAAAACAAAATACATTTTGGGACTATGGAAGTACCATCATAGCCATTATTGGTATATCTATACCATCGTTCGTGTTTGCTACAGTATTACAATATTGGTTAGGTGTAAAGTGGGGAATTCTACCGGTAGCTTTATGGAAAGATGGATGGGCCTCAAGTATTATGCCTTCCATTGCATTAGCACTGGGACCACTGGCTACTGCAGCTCGTTTTATAAGAACCGAGATGGTAGAAGTTTTAAGCTCTGATTATATAACATTAGCAAAGTCTAAAGGAGCCAATGGTACTGAAATAGCATTTAAACACGCTTTGCGAAATGCTTTGATTCCGTTAGTGACTGTACTTGGTCCGATGGCAGCAGGATTATTAACTGGGTCATTAGTAATTGAACAAATCTTTGCTATCCCAGGAATCGGAGAACAATTTGTAAAATCTATTAACGTAAATGACTATTCTATTATTATGGGTACTACGATTTTCTTCTCTGTATTCTTAATTGTTGTAATATTCATTATAGATTTACTTTATGGAATCATTGATCCACGTATTCGTTTGTCAGGAGGTAAAAACTAA
- a CDS encoding peptide ABC transporter substrate-binding protein, which produces MKNSKLVWLLSLLLVVGLFLAACGGDDEAKETPANEPATETDGEKEDDGAEEATLDEEQVLNLIMGSEIPTLDSALVTDSVGFDLLNNVNEGLYRLNQENVAVPAISDGEPTVSEDGLVYTFKLRDANWSDGTPVTANDFEFAWKRAMNPDTASEYGPYMMEGVIANASKIVAGEVEYTELGVKALDEKTLEVTLEKPVPYFLSLMSFGTFLPQKEEFVTTQGENYSKNSEALLYNGPFALQDWDGTGLSWKLVKNDQYWDKDTVKLTEINYDVVKEVATAVNLYTNGEKDRTGLSGEYAMQYANDPELVTEMETSVFYFKYNQERNGEPTPLANVNIREAVSKAINKEDLVNVVLANGSVPAHYLVPQGFTFDEDANDFREVNGDMSTFNVEEAKAAWDKGLKELGVTELTLEILGGDSDLSKKMDEYFKNQLETNLPGLTVTLKEVPFAVRLDLDTNQDYDIQVAGWGPDYQDPYTFMSLWLTDGGNNQMSYSNPKYDELVTSANNELALDTEARWKALADAEKLLIAEDYAIGPIYQRGLMQLQKPYVKGIVAHPFGGDYSYKWAYIEGKN; this is translated from the coding sequence GTGAAGAATAGTAAATTAGTATGGCTTCTTAGCCTACTGTTAGTTGTAGGTCTATTCCTAGCTGCATGTGGCGGCGACGATGAGGCTAAAGAAACACCAGCTAACGAACCAGCAACTGAAACAGATGGAGAAAAAGAAGACGATGGTGCTGAAGAAGCAACATTAGACGAAGAGCAAGTATTAAACTTAATCATGGGTTCTGAAATTCCAACTCTTGATTCTGCTTTAGTAACTGACTCAGTAGGTTTCGATCTACTAAACAACGTAAATGAAGGTCTTTACCGTTTGAATCAAGAAAATGTAGCTGTACCAGCAATTTCTGATGGAGAGCCAACAGTTTCTGAAGATGGATTAGTTTATACGTTCAAATTACGTGACGCTAATTGGTCTGATGGTACACCAGTTACTGCAAATGACTTTGAATTCGCTTGGAAACGTGCTATGAACCCAGATACTGCTTCTGAATACGGTCCATACATGATGGAAGGCGTAATCGCAAATGCATCTAAAATTGTAGCTGGAGAAGTTGAGTATACTGAATTAGGTGTTAAAGCTCTAGATGAGAAAACATTAGAAGTTACTCTTGAAAAACCAGTTCCTTACTTCTTATCATTAATGTCATTTGGTACATTCTTACCACAAAAAGAAGAATTCGTTACAACTCAAGGTGAAAATTACTCTAAAAACTCTGAAGCACTTTTATACAACGGACCATTCGCTTTACAAGATTGGGATGGAACAGGCTTAAGCTGGAAACTAGTTAAAAATGATCAATATTGGGATAAAGATACTGTGAAACTTACTGAAATTAACTATGATGTAGTTAAAGAAGTAGCTACAGCGGTTAACCTTTACACTAATGGTGAAAAAGACCGTACTGGTCTATCTGGTGAGTATGCAATGCAATATGCTAATGATCCAGAACTAGTAACAGAAATGGAAACATCAGTATTCTATTTCAAATACAATCAAGAACGTAATGGAGAACCTACTCCACTTGCTAACGTAAATATTCGTGAAGCAGTTTCAAAAGCTATCAACAAAGAAGATTTAGTTAACGTAGTTTTAGCTAATGGTTCTGTACCTGCTCATTACCTAGTACCACAAGGATTCACTTTTGACGAAGATGCTAATGATTTCCGCGAAGTTAATGGAGATATGTCTACATTTAACGTAGAAGAAGCAAAAGCAGCTTGGGACAAAGGCTTAAAAGAACTAGGAGTTACTGAGCTTACTCTAGAAATTCTTGGCGGAGACTCTGATCTTTCTAAGAAGATGGATGAGTATTTCAAAAATCAATTAGAAACAAACTTACCAGGTTTAACTGTTACTCTTAAAGAAGTACCATTTGCAGTGCGCTTAGATCTTGATACAAACCAAGACTATGACATTCAAGTTGCTGGATGGGGACCAGATTACCAAGATCCTTACACATTCATGAGCTTATGGTTAACTGATGGTGGTAACAACCAAATGTCTTATTCTAACCCGAAATATGATGAGTTAGTAACTTCTGCTAACAATGAATTAGCATTAGATACAGAAGCTCGTTGGAAAGCACTTGCTGATGCTGAAAAACTTCTAATTGCTGAAGACTATGCTATTGGACCAATTTACCAACGTGGTCTTATGCAACTTCAAAAACCATATGTTAAAGGTATCGTTGCTCACCCATTCGGTGGAGACTATAGCTACAAATGGGCATATATCGAAGGTAAAAACTAA
- a CDS encoding DUF3899 domain-containing protein, translating to MKKKLIYFFSAQIIIILVMLLTTKRIDLEAYTNVSFYIGGLVTFIGLVTYVVSGGFFDLYASGSRKFFTRKHLKDEIVNMRLPSEVFSFSPKPLFALGLSILACTCIALLFYYG from the coding sequence ATGAAAAAGAAGCTTATCTATTTTTTTAGTGCTCAGATTATTATAATTTTAGTGATGTTATTAACGACTAAACGTATCGATCTGGAAGCATATACTAATGTTTCCTTCTATATAGGAGGACTTGTCACATTTATTGGTCTAGTTACATATGTTGTATCAGGAGGATTTTTTGATCTTTATGCGTCTGGCTCAAGGAAATTTTTCACTAGAAAACATTTAAAAGATGAGATTGTGAATATGCGACTTCCTTCCGAAGTTTTTTCTTTCTCCCCTAAACCACTATTTGCTTTAGGGTTATCAATTTTAGCTTGTACATGTATAGCGTTACTTTTTTATTATGGATAA
- the trpS gene encoding tryptophan--tRNA ligase, whose product MKTLFSGVQPTGTITLGNYIGAFRQFIDLQNDNDCIFCIVDQHAITVAQDPQELQNHIRSLAALYLAVGIDPEKSILFVQSEVPAHAKAGWMMQCISHIGELERMTQFKDKSDGKDAVTAGLLTYPPLMAADILLYQTNIVPVGDDQKQHIELTRDLAERFNKRYGNVLTMPEIQLPKHGARIKSLQDPTKKMSKSDPNQKATIRILDTPKQIEKKIKSSVTDSEGIVAFDTENKPGVSNLLTIESALTGTPIPELVAKYEGKGYGDFKASVAEAIINHLAPIQQRYEELLNSSELDSILDRGAEKANQLANETLVKMEAAMGLGRRR is encoded by the coding sequence ATGAAAACACTTTTTTCGGGCGTCCAGCCTACCGGTACAATTACTTTGGGAAATTATATCGGCGCATTTAGACAGTTTATAGACCTACAAAATGATAACGATTGTATTTTTTGCATCGTAGATCAGCATGCTATTACTGTAGCTCAAGACCCCCAAGAACTTCAAAATCATATTCGTTCGTTGGCAGCCTTATATCTAGCGGTAGGAATAGATCCAGAGAAGTCGATTTTGTTTGTCCAGTCAGAGGTTCCAGCCCATGCAAAAGCAGGATGGATGATGCAATGTATTTCTCACATTGGAGAACTGGAAAGAATGACGCAGTTCAAAGATAAATCAGATGGGAAAGATGCTGTGACTGCTGGATTATTGACTTACCCACCACTTATGGCCGCTGATATACTTCTTTACCAAACAAACATCGTACCTGTTGGCGATGATCAAAAACAACATATAGAACTAACTCGTGACTTGGCAGAACGTTTCAATAAAAGATACGGTAATGTATTAACTATGCCTGAAATCCAGCTTCCTAAGCACGGCGCACGTATCAAATCCCTGCAGGATCCAACGAAAAAAATGAGTAAGTCAGACCCTAATCAAAAAGCAACTATTCGTATTTTAGATACGCCAAAGCAAATAGAAAAGAAAATCAAAAGCTCTGTTACTGATTCAGAAGGAATCGTAGCATTTGATACTGAAAACAAACCAGGTGTCTCTAATCTATTAACAATAGAATCTGCTTTGACGGGTACACCTATTCCAGAATTAGTAGCTAAATATGAAGGAAAAGGTTATGGAGATTTTAAAGCATCTGTTGCAGAAGCTATTATTAATCATCTAGCACCTATTCAACAGAGATACGAGGAATTATTAAACTCATCAGAACTAGATTCCATTCTAGATCGCGGTGCAGAAAAAGCTAACCAATTAGCAAATGAAACGCTTGTTAAGATGGAAGCCGCAATGGGTCTCGGTAGAAGACGCTAA
- a CDS encoding oligopeptide ABC transporter substrate-binding protein has protein sequence MNKKLWTLLAVLIAFMLVLGACNNDEESSGSNTEGTTEPAKTEEDKDKEEDKEEEPAAEEGTSEFSQKVEHEGDAIDGGILKVALGTDTPFEGIFSLVLYQNGVDADILDYASNSIFSVDGDFLIDDRGIATLEADPNTNKATIKIREGVKWSDGEPLKIEDVMLPYLIIGHPDYQGIRYDGDFKNIIGAEEYNAGTADTISGLKKVDETTLEISFKKLSPAIYSGGDGLWSSAEPSHILKDIPVGQLLESDPVRKNPLSLGAFKFEKIIPGESVQFVKNEHYFKGEPKLDGVLLKVVPSSSISKALETGEYHMTAGSLPATKYAEVKDFKNASVLVQPELSYSYLGFKLGKFDTKTKLSTMDPNAKMANLNLRMAMGYALDVESVNEAYYDNLRTRATGLIPPAFASFYDDTLEGLKYDPAKAEQLLDEAGYKDIDGDGFRETPEGEKLEINYAGMSGDVTAEEMAAYWIQNWRDVGLKVVLTSGRLIEMNSFYDKVEADDPEIDIYMGAWGTGTNPSPLGLYGKDSAFNYSRFTSPELDELLAAIDSPDAFDSAKRAQAFRDFQVYMSEQVPVIPTQFRSAIYVVNKAVKNYDVTYGTDFGLHELQLVSEEPLK, from the coding sequence ATGAATAAGAAGCTTTGGACATTATTAGCTGTACTAATAGCATTTATGCTTGTGTTAGGCGCATGTAACAACGACGAAGAATCTTCAGGCTCAAATACTGAAGGAACAACAGAACCGGCAAAGACTGAGGAAGATAAGGATAAAGAAGAAGATAAAGAGGAAGAACCTGCTGCAGAAGAAGGTACTTCAGAATTTTCTCAAAAGGTTGAGCATGAGGGAGATGCAATTGATGGCGGAATTTTAAAGGTTGCATTAGGAACAGATACTCCTTTTGAAGGGATCTTCTCTCTGGTATTATATCAAAATGGTGTAGATGCAGATATTTTAGATTACGCTAGTAATTCCATTTTCTCTGTAGATGGTGACTTTTTAATTGATGACAGAGGTATTGCTACACTTGAAGCAGACCCTAATACAAACAAAGCAACAATTAAAATCCGTGAAGGTGTAAAATGGTCAGATGGCGAGCCTTTGAAAATTGAAGATGTTATGCTTCCATATTTAATCATTGGACACCCAGACTATCAAGGTATTCGTTATGACGGAGATTTTAAAAATATCATTGGTGCAGAAGAGTATAATGCAGGAACTGCTGATACAATTTCTGGATTAAAAAAGGTTGACGAAACTACATTAGAAATTTCCTTTAAAAAATTATCTCCAGCAATTTATTCAGGTGGAGATGGTCTATGGAGTTCTGCTGAACCAAGTCATATTTTAAAAGATATTCCAGTAGGACAATTGTTAGAATCTGACCCAGTTCGTAAAAACCCATTATCTTTAGGTGCATTTAAATTTGAAAAAATTATTCCTGGTGAATCTGTTCAATTTGTAAAAAATGAACATTACTTTAAAGGAGAGCCTAAGTTGGATGGCGTACTTTTAAAAGTAGTACCTTCTAGCTCAATCTCTAAAGCGTTAGAAACTGGTGAATATCATATGACAGCTGGATCATTACCAGCAACGAAGTATGCGGAAGTAAAAGACTTTAAAAATGCTTCTGTACTTGTTCAACCAGAGTTATCTTATTCCTACCTTGGATTTAAATTAGGTAAGTTTGACACTAAAACTAAATTAAGTACAATGGATCCAAATGCTAAAATGGCTAATCTAAACTTACGTATGGCAATGGGATATGCTTTAGATGTAGAGTCTGTAAATGAAGCATATTACGATAATTTACGAACTCGTGCAACTGGTTTAATACCACCAGCATTTGCTTCTTTCTATGATGACACTTTAGAGGGCTTAAAGTATGATCCAGCAAAAGCAGAACAATTATTAGACGAAGCTGGTTATAAAGATATCGATGGAGACGGATTCCGTGAAACTCCAGAAGGCGAAAAATTAGAGATTAATTATGCAGGTATGTCAGGAGACGTTACAGCTGAAGAAATGGCTGCATATTGGATTCAAAACTGGAGAGACGTTGGTCTAAAGGTTGTATTAACATCTGGTCGTTTAATCGAAATGAACTCTTTCTATGATAAAGTAGAAGCAGATGACCCTGAAATTGATATTTACATGGGAGCTTGGGGAACAGGTACAAACCCATCACCACTAGGCTTATATGGAAAAGACTCAGCATTTAACTATAGCCGCTTTACTTCACCTGAATTAGATGAATTATTAGCAGCTATCGATTCACCGGATGCATTTGACTCTGCAAAACGTGCGCAAGCATTCCGTGATTTCCAAGTATACATGTCAGAGCAAGTTCCAGTAATTCCTACTCAATTCCGTAGCGCAATTTATGTAGTTAACAAGGCAGTGAAAAACTATGATGTAACTTATGGTACTGACTTTGGATTACATGAACTTCAACTAGTATCAGAAGAGCCATTAAAATAA
- a CDS encoding ABC transporter permease, which translates to MSEQILNTEILEKNTQSSPPTGFQVLVREFKKDKLAMFSLFCLVIGIIAIYISAAMINQEELMNVSLRDKFSEPGEKFILGADQGGRSILGQLIIGARNSITIALSVTIITGIVGVAIGMITGYFGGLIDNIFMRIIDFFITIPTLMIIIVFVTIIPKYSIFEFVLIMSTFLWVSTARLVRSKSLTESRRDYINASKTLGTGNGRIIFTGVMPNLSSILIVELTLSFAGNVGLETGLSYLGFGLPQSVPSLGTLVSYANNPLILEDKWWVWLPASLLILLLMLSINYVGQALRRSADARQRQG; encoded by the coding sequence ATGAGTGAACAAATACTTAATACAGAAATTCTAGAAAAAAACACACAAAGCTCTCCGCCTACAGGTTTTCAAGTGCTAGTAAGAGAGTTTAAAAAAGATAAGTTAGCAATGTTCTCGCTATTTTGTTTAGTCATTGGAATAATAGCTATCTATATCTCAGCAGCAATGATCAATCAAGAAGAATTAATGAATGTAAGTTTAAGAGACAAATTTTCAGAACCTGGCGAAAAGTTTATTCTGGGAGCTGATCAGGGTGGACGTTCCATTTTAGGACAGTTAATCATCGGAGCTAGAAACTCCATTACTATAGCATTATCGGTGACAATTATAACAGGTATTGTAGGTGTGGCCATTGGTATGATTACAGGCTACTTTGGTGGTTTAATAGACAATATATTTATGAGAATTATTGACTTTTTCATCACTATTCCAACTTTAATGATCATCATTGTGTTTGTAACAATTATTCCGAAATACTCTATATTTGAGTTCGTTCTTATTATGAGTACTTTTTTATGGGTGTCAACGGCCCGACTGGTTAGAAGTAAGTCATTAACTGAGAGTAGAAGAGATTATATAAATGCCTCTAAAACATTAGGAACTGGCAATGGCAGAATTATCTTTACAGGTGTTATGCCTAATCTTAGCTCTATTCTAATCGTTGAACTGACGTTAAGTTTTGCAGGAAATGTAGGTTTAGAAACAGGATTATCTTATTTAGGCTTTGGCTTACCGCAAAGTGTACCTAGCTTGGGAACTCTTGTGAGTTATGCGAATAATCCGTTAATTTTAGAGGACAAATGGTGGGTATGGCTACCAGCTTCCTTGCTAATTTTGTTATTAATGCTTTCCATCAATTATGTAGGGCAAGCGCTACGTCGCTCGGCAGACGCAAGACAAAGGCAAGGATAA